Proteins from a genomic interval of Nostoc sp. TCL240-02:
- a CDS encoding DUF4276 family protein, with product MHIEFLVEEPSTEVALNFIVPKIIGDTHTLKIHNFQNKDRLLKRLTERMKSYANFVHDDLRIVIIVDEDRTDCQELKRKLCDASSFVTKHKGNIVLHRIAVEELESWFLGDVTAIRAEYEKIPVSLSQQAKFRNPDTIKGGTWEQLDKILKKYGYKTGLQKIYFAEKVSPHMDVENNLSKSFQVFRDGLRNIVK from the coding sequence ATGCATATAGAGTTTTTAGTAGAAGAACCTTCAACTGAAGTTGCTTTAAATTTTATTGTACCTAAAATAATAGGTGATACTCATACGCTGAAAATTCATAACTTTCAAAACAAAGATAGACTTTTAAAAAGACTGACTGAGCGAATGAAATCTTATGCTAACTTTGTGCATGATGACTTGCGGATCGTGATTATAGTAGATGAAGATAGAACTGATTGCCAAGAATTAAAGAGGAAACTTTGTGATGCTAGCAGTTTTGTGACTAAACACAAAGGAAATATTGTTCTCCATAGAATTGCTGTAGAAGAACTGGAGTCATGGTTTCTAGGTGATGTGACAGCAATTAGGGCTGAATATGAAAAGATTCCTGTTTCTTTATCCCAGCAAGCCAAATTTCGGAATCCAGATACTATCAAAGGTGGTACGTGGGAGCAACTAGATAAGATCCTAAAAAAATATGGCTATAAAACAGGGTTACAAAAAATCTACTTTGCTGAGAAAGTTTCTCCCCACATGGATGTAGAAAACAATCTCTCTAAAAGTTTTCAGGTTTTTCGAGATGGACTAAGAAACATCGTCAAATAA